One region of Parambassis ranga chromosome 21, fParRan2.1, whole genome shotgun sequence genomic DNA includes:
- the LOC114426661 gene encoding uncharacterized protein LOC114426661 isoform X1 yields MAVDEEKLQNILRELKGSEIKECVPHVEELMKKPQILHSDVLDLLTVVVTSLPSKKPETARQQAPRFCYVKTGETYGAHETIVKKVKRRKWRSLKQVRKTKNMQGCDIIIVFCPITSRTGSDSEAVKRHAAVSSNNKPVIVVLMHHTRDKEFSPGERKWFEDPRFVLEVHVLFHETQGGLLQCAQNRQAVSRIKDQVRNPYKNQM; encoded by the exons ATGGCTGTGGATGAAGAGAAATTGCAGAACATCCTAAGAGAACTGAAGGGGTCTGAAATCAAAGAATGTGTTCCAC ATGTTGAAGAGTTGATGAAAAAACCTCAGATTCTTCACAGTGATGTTTTGGATTTGCTCACTGTTGTGGTGACCAGTTTACCTTCAAAGAAACCAGAAACAG CAAGACAACAGGCACCACGGTTCTGCTATGTCAAAACTGGAGAGACTTATGGTGCTCATGAAACCATAGTGAAAAAAGTGAAGAGAAGAAAATGGAGGTCATTAAAACAGGTtaggaagacaaaaaacatgcagggatgtgacatcatcattgtctTCTGTCCAATCACATCCCGTACTGGTTCAGATTCAGAAGCAGTCAAGAGACATGCAGCAG TGTCATCCAACAATAAACCAGTCATTGTGGTGCTGATGCATCACACCAGAGATAAGGAGTTTTCACCAGGAGAAAGAAAATGGTTTGAAGATCCAAGGTTTGTGTTGGAGGTTCATGTTCTCTTCCATGAGACTCAGGGAGGATTACTTCAATGTGCACAAAATCGACAGGCTGTCAGTAGAATAAAAGATCAGGTTCGCAATCCCTACAAAAATCAAATGTGA
- the LOC114426661 gene encoding uncharacterized protein LOC114426661 isoform X2, whose product MAVDEEKLQNILRELKGSEIKECVPHVEELMKKPQILHSDVLDLLTVVVTSLPSKKPETARQQAPRFCYVKTGETYGAHETIVKKVKRRKWRSLKQCHPTINQSLWC is encoded by the exons ATGGCTGTGGATGAAGAGAAATTGCAGAACATCCTAAGAGAACTGAAGGGGTCTGAAATCAAAGAATGTGTTCCAC ATGTTGAAGAGTTGATGAAAAAACCTCAGATTCTTCACAGTGATGTTTTGGATTTGCTCACTGTTGTGGTGACCAGTTTACCTTCAAAGAAACCAGAAACAG CAAGACAACAGGCACCACGGTTCTGCTATGTCAAAACTGGAGAGACTTATGGTGCTCATGAAACCATAGTGAAAAAAGTGAAGAGAAGAAAATGGAGGTCATTAAAACAG TGTCATCCAACAATAAACCAGTCATTGTGGTGCTGA